The genomic DNA tcatgccttgctggcaatggtggacaggctcctagagttcatctaggggtcattaagggctatcatttataccaaaatttatatggagcagcatgggtaacacctGGAGGAATGTGTTCCTATAACAAACACTGGGATTTAAATTAATCACAAATAATTTCTTCCACTGGTTTCAATGTtgctgttattatgtgccttcaagatgacaCCAACTAATGGGGACCTtgtcacagggtttcttggcatgacTTTTTTAGGGgagatttcccattgccttcccctaaggctgagagagtgtgacttgcccaaattcaccttgcagttttctatggctgagctgcgatttgaaccctgacctcctagagtcctagtcaaacacacaaaccactacagtaGACATCTACAGCCTATTAAAAACAATGAGATTGAACATCCAGAGGTATCCATGTTGGCCAAAGGGCAAATCCAGTAATCTACCAAACAAAAATCTACCAAAAAGTGATATCTCTATTGGAcctaccaaaatgcacagtatacatgttgcaagctttcagagttacattggcttcttcatcaggcaaagtgttatAAACCATATAGGAGGGGGAAAATAAAGAttttagtcataggcctgcattttgctgtcttttttCTCAGTTCAGAAGGTATGGAGGGCTATTTCTTGCATGCTggaccctcctccttctggccatgtgggtatggggagattctcaaagtccaggaaatttaacatccatttgcaacacaaaaaaagatacttcctttgcaatccaatatgtctccatccgtTGTGAGGCCACAGACCCCTTTGtagacactgaatttctcaagagggTTTAGCATCAGGAAACTTCAGGTGATGCTGAGGTAAAACTtgccaatccagtccaaaattttgaagaaaaaaaaagttttacctttgttggtgGTTCACAGACTGGttctctctttaggattcccctgtcgTGGATATAATGTGGTATcttaaaatccaaaaaataaaaaaaaatccaggaggagccgtgttggccatatagcaaattcaGTAACAACataaatccaccaaacagtgatacctttattggaccttTATTGAGCTTTATTGAGATTGAAGTTAatcttccactgatttcagtCTGTCTAGGGTCCTTCACTATGACTCACTTCAGAGGAAGTGAGAGATTTATGTAGATATTGCTGTACCCTATCTCctttcagagcttagaaaagttactattGGGGATTACAATATCTAGATCTCCAAGACACATGTAGCTTCCTGCCAGTTTTAGCATTTCTCAACCATAGATGTGTTGCCTAATGCCCTGACGGCATCAGACCCAAGGTCAGGATTACTTAATACTTGGAAGGAAGATCAAGTGGTACAGGCAGTGTTCAGAGGAAAGCAGTCGCAAGCCAcattattctttgcctaagaaagcacCTATGGGATTTTTGGGTGACATGAgtggacaggcaacttgaaagcacacactaCATttttagccacagatttttttttgttggaGGAAGACTTCCTCTGTATTTGCTTCTGATTTTAAGAAAATTGCCCAGCAACTTGGGTGTTATTGTAACTCCATAGATTTCTACTATGAAAGTTCTTCAGAATTCTAGGAATCCTTACACATGACTAGCAGAGCAAGGCTCCTCCTTGCCTTCTCATAACTTCAAGTGTTATTCAAGGGAGAATTTAATTACAGCTGATATCACAATGGCTGGGATGAGGCATTCATGCCCTCTGGAAATCCAAGGACACTGATGGTCCTTTAAGAAATACAACAAATGTAATCCTCAGATAGAGTTAAATGTTCAAAATCTGGGCCTGCATGAATGtgcgtattttcatttgcacattcaagtatattcatattttagcattttataacattgttcaaattagaacagttttaagtaaattcaatttttaaCTCAACATatgtataaattttacacataaaaaaggttgggaggaggaagagaaggagggatcagggcctctcAGTCTTGCACTCCCCTTGACCAACTCTTGCATCTCCTGGGGGTCCCATCCCACAGTATGAGAATCACTGCTGTAAAGTAGTGTTTGTGGTACTTCACCTCTCAGTTTAAAAGGATTTTCTAAGTGTGAGCATTCTTCCATTTATTTgggatttgttgctgttgtttctgcAGGTTAAAGGGATGGCCAAACTCTATGTCAAACCCAAAGAGATGGCTGACCTTATATCTTCTCAGGCATGGATGGATGAAGCCCTGAGTTCCCAAGATGAGATGAAAGAAGAGGACAGCGGACAAGCCCCCTATGGGATCCTTGCCAGCCTTAATGAAGCTGAACATGACAGcattgaagaagaggaagaggaagaagatggtgGGAAGCCCAAGAGAAGGggtccaaagaagaagaaaatgaccaAGGCAAGGCTGGAGCGCTTCAGAGCTCGCCGGGTGAAGGCTAACGCCAGGGAACGAACCCGTATGCATGGGCTCAATGATGCTTTGGATAATCTGAGACGCGTGATGCCCTGCTACTCTAAGACACAGAAGTTGTCCAAAATCGAGACACTGAGACTAGCCAGGAACTACATTTGGGCTTTGTCAGAGGTGCTGGAAAGTGGGCAGACTCCAGAAGGCAAAGGGTTTGTGGAGATGCTGTGCAAAGGTTTGTCCCAGCCAACCAGTAACCTGGTTGCTGGTTGTCTGCAGCTGGGACCCCAAACCCTTTTCTTGGAGAAACATGAAGACAAAGTTTCTGTTTCTGACTCAGCGATGCCCACCCACAGCTTTTCCTACCAGTCTCCAGGGTTGCCCAGTCCACCCTATGGAAACATGGAGACCCACCTTGTCCACCTAAAAGCTCCCACCTTCAAAAGTCTGGTGGATCCTTCCTTTGGCAACCACCACCCAGACTGCTCATCTCCATCGTATGAGGGTCCCTTGACACCTCCTCTGAGCATCAGTGGGAATTTTTCCCTCAAGCAAGATGGGTCTCCAGACCTGGAAAAATCATACAGCTTCATGGCCCACTACCCATCTGTTACCCTGGGCAGTGCTCACGGGCACAGCGCTCATTTCTCAACCACAGTGCCCAGGTATGACATCCCCATAGATATGACATACGACTCCTATCCTCACCATGTTGTGGGGGCACAGCTCAATGCAATATTCAGTGAATAATCCAAGAAGGTGAAATCTGCTTATGGATGAAAAGGCATTGGGTGCTTCATGGAGATGCTGTGACATCTGTAGCATTAATACAGTGAAAACAATAACTTTTTCAGCTCCTTATGAAGATAAGTATCAGACTGGTTTCATGGGAAGCCCTTTgggaagaagaataaaaaagcCAAAAGCAGCATGCTCTCATCCATGTGAGCCCACATATTATTTTAGTGGTTCTAACTGATAGGCTTTTAGACTGGTTCCCACTTTTAAAGAACATCTCAATATTTCCTCCTTAGTGGCATTTAGGATAAAGGAGACATCACTGTTATAGAGCACTGTTGTAGAGACTCTGGAAGCACCCTTGTTAAATGCAGTGCAAACATACACTTTCCTCCTCAGGGTCTAactagcaaataaaataaaataaaatagactttGCAAATTCAGAGTAACAATTGGCAGTCCATGGTGTCAATTGGCTAAGTCCTGTGACATCATTCAGACATCACCCAGTATTCACAGTagttttttactattttaaaaaatgttcctttaATAATCTTAGGCAGTAGatgctggatgagggagaaaagCAATCCCAGATCTTCCTAGCTCCCCTTCCTGAGAACTCTGGTCATTTGCTGTCTGGAAGGACAAACCATCCCTGCTTGTTCTGCAGCCTCTAATTTGACATTTTGCTCTCAGGTGCAGTGgagacaatggctgcatccacactgcagaaataattcagtttgacattgctttaactgtcctgactcagtgctatggaattctgggaattgtagttttgtgagacatttagccttcactgacagagagctctggtgccagaacaaactacaattcccaggattccatagcactgagccagggaagttaaagtgtgtcaaactggattatttctgcagtgcggatgcagccagtaTCCCATTGCCAAACCAACTGGCATAAAATGGAGGAGGTGtcttcttgtcctttgcctcaggcagcaaaatgtattgAGGCAGTCATGGTAGGCAAGGCAGATTAAAACTGTTGCTAAGAGTTGGTAATGGGCACACACACAGATCCTGAAGATATTTCAGTCTAAACAGAATGTACTAGGTTTCTTTCTCCGTTTGGTTTAAATTTGTGACACTTCTCTTCTTTGCTTCCTCTTTGTCCCTGTAGAAATGTCACTGAGCTTAACACAATTATTTAAATCTGTCCTGAAAATTCTTCCAAATGTTTCACTTTAGACGGAACCTCCATTTTGGCCTCCAGTGTTTTAGAAGGCAACATTTGGCATCACTGCTAAAATAAATTGATAGGTTTTCCAGAAGATGCATGAATTCACTGATTCACATTTCTTGGAACCagctagaaataaaataaaatgtagatcTCATTCTGCCCActacctctcctctcctctcctttcttccaaGCCAACATGAGGGCATGATGGCAGGAAAAAGCCATGTTACTTCCTGTCCACTTGGAATGCCTCCGCTTCCTTCACAGGAGAAGTAGCATTAAAAAGGCTGTTCATTTTACCCATGGTGTGCAACGCATGGTCTTCCAGATTTTAGTGGACCATATTTCCCATCATCTCTTATCACTGGCTGTTCtgggtagggctgatgggaattgcaatccatcTAACCCAGCATCTTTAGTTTGGAGAATTATGAattttgaagacacacacacacacaaaacctaggATTGTGATAACTTATATAGCCACCATGAATAATTTCAGTTCTGCAATTACATACCTCTAAACATTAATCTAATCTATTCCATTACCTGAAAATCCTGATAAGATATGAGAATTAAACCAAGGGTGGTAACTTTCAGCCTTATAGATTTAATGGACTGTACTGTCAGCCATTCCTGACaattggctggggctgatgggagtctGAGTCCAATGTCATCTAAAAAGCTGCAGTTTCCTTCCCTGTGAATTAGGCAGGGGAGGGGATGGGGGGGGTCATGGTTTCATGCTAAAGTGCTTTGGTGAAAACAAAAGCATGAAAGCCAACGGAAAATCTGAATCTGACAATGGGAAAAATGTTTTCAGGGGAATGGCTTATTCTGGTGGTAAAGAAAGCAGCATCTACCCTTGCACTGAGAAAACTCACATGAAGGAAAACCCTAACAACCTATGATACTCTGAAGAGCAGGTCTTCTTCTGAGTCACACAATGAGCAGTTGTCTCACCTGCTAACAAACAGCTGCTATACTTCCAACAGGAATGCAGCACTAATTCTTCCTCAGGTTCaccaatgtatgtatgtatgtattcatgtCGATTGCAAAGTAACTAGTCCTCAGGATCACAGCACAGTAGTAATAAAGGAAATGCTGGCCTCTCATCTCAAGCTCCAAAACAGACATGCCCTTctaaatacacataaaaagaacAAGATTTGAATGGATGCTTCCATCATTCCAATGGAGTAAGGGGGGAAAAAACGATACTTTTCCTATGCCTGGAAGTTGGTTCTTGTCTCCTACATGAAGTCCTTTTTTCAACAATCATCAATAGAAAATAATACATTTCTAAGCATCTGATGGCAAATTTGTGGATATTCAGATCCAATGAACTCCATCTCCCAACAGTGACAACAAAATCATCTAAGGTGCTCAAGCAGCCAAAGCTACTGAAGTTGGAAAGCTAGCTGTGGGCACTCAGTACATATTCAGGGGATCCCTTCTCTCCAGCCAGCTAGCAAATGTGAATTGTATTTTGTTACATATCTGAATTAATGCATGATACATGGTAGCTTCAGGTTTCCAGCCCTGTATGCAGGGTTGGCACTTTCAATTTTTCAGAATGTTAACCTTATATTGCTTCTCCCATATATGATTTCCATTTGGTTTGGTATCaccattttaaaatgccattgaTAATGTTTGTCCCACAGAGTGTCATGTGTCGTTAACACTGAATGAAAATTTGATGTTTAATTTTCATTTGAATTGGGTGGTGCCCAGGCAAAAGATTGCATTTAGGATGAACTTATCTTGAGGTTGAAACAGAATCCTGTCTCAGCATTAGATGGCAGACCAAAGCAATGTTTGTCTGGTTTCTTGCTCAGAGAGAGAGTAGAGCTAGGTGAGCCAATAAATCAGAGCTGAGCTAAACTTTCACAGAAGACATGGGGAGTTGATTcctcagatttttattttatttaattttacttcattttatttttgaaccACCCACCAACTACTGAAAAAGAAGACTACCTGGAAGAATTTTCTCAAAATATGCCAAAAAATTTAATGGTTGctttcaccatcaccaccactccCAGCACTCCAGAATAACTTTAGGAGTGTATGTATACTCCACATGAGAGCAGTTTGATActctttttaactgccatagctcccaCCTAActatcctggaatttgtagtttgataaggcaTTAAAAATTCTTTGCTAGAGAGCACTGATGCCTATTGGCAAAGAACAGAGTGGAattgccactttgagtcccattatggggaaaaggcaagatataaaatcaaatcaaatcaatcaatttatttctaGGTACTTcatcacactacaaatcccatgtgAGTAATCGTTCActttgagagaaagatgggatatagataaaatcaaatattaaataaacaagtGGATACATTTCTATGCCCCTCACcaaaccataaatcccaggattccatagggtcaATGCATTTAAAGTGCATCAAACTGCTAGCACTATGGAGTGTGCCTATAGTCCAGGCCTGAAGCGCCTGGAGGCCAGGCTGCCTAAACAGTGTAGGCAACAGCAACAAGAGGTTCATGTCAAGGAAAAATAAGCAGCTGTGCTAAAGGACAGCCCTATTTCTGAGAAActactgaagatttttttttcctcccctggaAGAAAAGTCCATGAACTGGTCCCTCAGATTCACTCACATATGTGGTGACGGATTTTTAGAGATTTATTGTACAGCGCAACCAAGAAATgttcctttgcagaaaataagTAAGAATTCTTGACTGTCCAATATAAGCAACCTGGGCCAAGGTGGTTCTTCTGTTTTATTAACATTCCATATTCCTCAAATCCCACCTTTGAATTGGTGGAATTCAAAGGAAATGCAGGGATTCTTCCTTAGGTGCCCCATGTGAAACTTTGTAAAaggaaatgaatttttaaatacaGCAGCTTTGCTCATCTCTGCTTAGAACACTTTCAGACTGTGGTTTATAAAGGAACCTACAATTAGGTCAGGCTGAGTATCTATCTTTCATTGCCAACATTTTAGAACACAACTGGCTAAGAAAAGGCATGTCTTAAGCtcccttatttattatttatctggaTTCTTTGAGTTATTTCCCCTTTTCCTATCACATAAAATGTGAAAAGTGCTGAAATGACCTGTGGTTTTTCatgatttgcttttaaaataattagttgGTGTTTTTATAGCAATGTTGGGACAAATGTGTGTATGAAGTTggatttccccttttctttgtttGGTGGTGCCTTTGCCCCCATGATTATTTAttagctattatttatttaacttattccgatcctcctcctccccttttgggTTAGGGTGAGCTCCAGCCCATAGTGTCACcaaacaataatatatatattgctgctgtttatttattCTCATTGACAGATAGCTTCCTAAGGGATGACCTTATTAGCTGTGAGATCAGCAGTAGTACAAGCAATAATAGAAAAAGTCCAACGCTATGCAAACTGAGGAGCAATCCTATACTGATCAGTATAGGGAGTACCCAGGGATGCAAATAGAGAACTGTGCTGGGCCTGATATTCTGAAGGTGGTATT from Sceloporus undulatus isolate JIND9_A2432 ecotype Alabama chromosome 2, SceUnd_v1.1, whole genome shotgun sequence includes the following:
- the NEUROD4 gene encoding neurogenic differentiation factor 4 translates to MAKLYVKPKEMADLISSQAWMDEALSSQDEMKEEDSGQAPYGILASLNEAEHDSIEEEEEEEDGGKPKRRGPKKKKMTKARLERFRARRVKANARERTRMHGLNDALDNLRRVMPCYSKTQKLSKIETLRLARNYIWALSEVLESGQTPEGKGFVEMLCKGLSQPTSNLVAGCLQLGPQTLFLEKHEDKVSVSDSAMPTHSFSYQSPGLPSPPYGNMETHLVHLKAPTFKSLVDPSFGNHHPDCSSPSYEGPLTPPLSISGNFSLKQDGSPDLEKSYSFMAHYPSVTLGSAHGHSAHFSTTVPRYDIPIDMTYDSYPHHVVGAQLNAIFSE